Proteins encoded in a region of the Triticum dicoccoides isolate Atlit2015 ecotype Zavitan chromosome 3A, WEW_v2.0, whole genome shotgun sequence genome:
- the LOC119268855 gene encoding integrin-linked protein kinase 1-like, whose protein sequence is MEPKPPTSSEEEAAAGPTTPRFRLGKQSSLAPSRGGENGAEVSGEAAGVASFQMMYLAHEGNAEGIRELLDAGADPNFRDSDGRTALHISACEGHAEVVALLLDRGAEAVVEDQWGSTPLADAMHYQNHDVIKILEKHDSNHKVAPMHVNSDRDVPEYEIDPDELDFTNGKDLAKGTFRKATWRGILVAVKKLDDDVLTDENKVQAFRDELDVLQLIRHPNVVQFLGAVTQTNPMMIVMEFMPKGDLRKHLNRKGALEPLYAVKLALDIARGMSYLHEHKPQAIIHRDLEPSNILRDDTGHLKVADFDLCKMLKWRRKVREDKPVTSPGNACRYVAPEVLRKEEYDNKVDVFSFALILQEMIEGCLPFHDKKIDEIEKAHSSKERPPFRAPAKHYAYGLRELIEKCWSENPADRPNFRVVIDRLSTIQIELARRNRWKVRPLKCFLSFEGLRKKDRNEGSTNRSSRSSR, encoded by the exons ATGGAGCCCAAGCCGCCCACGtcctcggaggaggaggcggcggcggggccgacGACCCCTCGGTTCAGGCTCGGGAAGCAGTCGTCCCTGGCGCCCAGCCGCGGCGGTGAAAACGGCGCCGAGGTGTCgggggaggccgccggcgtcgccaGCTTCCAGATGATGTACCTGGCCCACGAGGGCAACGCGGAGGGGATACGCGAGCTCCTCGACGCCGGCGCCGACCCCAACTTCCGCGACTCCGACGGCCGCACGGCGCTGCATATCTCCGCCTGCGAGGGCCACGCCGAGGTCGTCGCTCTGCTGCTCGACCGCGGCGCGGAGGCCGTCGTCGAGGACCAGTGGGGAAGCACG CCTTTGGCAGATGCGATGCATTATCAGAACCATGATGTTATCAAGATCTTGGAGAAGCATGACTCGAACCATAAG GTTGCTCCTATGCATGTTAACAGTGATCGTGATGTTCCTGAATACGAGATTGATCCGGACGAACTTGACTTCACAAATGGCAAAGATTTAGCTAAG GGTACATTTCGGAAAGCAACATGGAGGGGCATTCTGGTTGCTGTTAAAAAGCTGGATGATGATGTACTTACTGACGAGAACAAAGT ACAAGCATTCAGAGATGAGCTTGACGTTCTGCAACTAATACGGCATCCAAATGTCGTTCAATTTCTGGGCGCTGTAACACAAACCAACCCAATGATGATTGTCATGGAATTTATGCCGAAG GGTGATCTGCGCAAACACTTGAATAGGAAAGGAGCTCTGGAACCTTTGTATGCAGTTAAATTAGCTCTTGATATTGCAAG AGGAATGAGTTACTTACATGAGCATAAACCCCAAGCTATCATCCACCGTGACCTTGAGCCTTC AAACATATTGAGGGATGACACTGGGCATCTGAAGGTGGCAGATTTTGATTTGTGTAAGATGCTAAAGTGGAGAAGAAAAGTCAGAGAGGACAAACCAGTTACTTCTCCTGGCAATGCCT GTAGGTATGTAGCTCCAGAAGTCCTGCGTAAAGAGGAGTATGATAATAAAGTTGATGTCTTCTCATTCGCTTTGATACTTCAGGAG ATGATTGAAGGATGCCTGCCTTTTCACGATAAGAAAATTGATGAAATTGAGAAGGCCCATAGTTCTAAAGAAAGGCCACCGTTTAGAGCTCCTGCAAAGCATTATGCCTACGGGCTAAGAGA GTTGATTGAGAAATGCTGGAGTGAAAATCCTGCTGATAGGCCCAATTTTAGAGTTGTCATTGATCGGTTGTCTACCATCCAAATTGAACTAGCTCGCAGAAACCGTTGGAAG GTCAGACCTCTCAAGTGTTTCCTTAGCTTCGAAGGTTTGCGGAAAAAGGATCGCAATGAGGGCAGCACCAACCGCT